One Edaphobacter flagellatus genomic region harbors:
- a CDS encoding helix-turn-helix transcriptional regulator, with protein MENSSPRSASERLLFLLKAHGPQTCAALAASLQITAEAVRQQVIRLAAEGLVDSGSERAGVGRPCQVWKLTPAGEATFPDRHAFVATQLIRNIRNQFGEVALEQVLHAHAGDIEHVYSEELRSAKTLEEKVRRLAEARAREGYMAGWHKQSDNTFLLFENHCPITAAATACQGFCSAELNTFRHLFGHTVQVERSEHMLQGARRCAYTIRPKRHAPAKKAK; from the coding sequence TTGGAAAATTCATCTCCGCGTTCGGCCTCCGAGCGCCTTCTCTTCCTGCTGAAGGCCCATGGCCCGCAGACCTGCGCTGCGCTTGCCGCCTCTCTGCAGATCACCGCCGAGGCCGTCCGGCAGCAGGTCATCCGCCTCGCCGCCGAAGGGCTCGTCGACTCCGGTTCAGAGCGGGCAGGCGTCGGCCGGCCCTGCCAGGTCTGGAAGCTCACCCCCGCTGGCGAGGCGACCTTCCCCGATCGCCACGCCTTCGTCGCCACCCAGCTCATCCGCAATATCCGCAATCAGTTCGGGGAGGTTGCGCTGGAGCAGGTTCTTCACGCACACGCAGGCGATATCGAGCACGTCTATTCCGAAGAGCTTCGCTCAGCCAAAACCCTCGAAGAGAAGGTTCGCCGTCTCGCCGAGGCCCGTGCCCGCGAGGGCTACATGGCGGGCTGGCACAAACAATCCGACAACACCTTCCTCCTGTTTGAAAACCACTGCCCCATTACGGCCGCCGCAACCGCCTGCCAGGGATTCTGCAGTGCCGAGCTCAACACCTTCCGCCACCTCTTCGGCCACACCGTACAGGTCGAGCGCTCCGAACACATGCTTCAAGGAGCCCGGCGCTGCGCCTACACCATCCGCCCCAAAAGACACGCCCCGGCCAAAAAGGCAAAGTAA
- a CDS encoding ABC transporter permease, giving the protein MATANLPKPAALPRSSRRTSFEKTLASARSTMMFSEVVKLAIDSFKASKVRFLLTMLGMIIGSASIILVVTLGLTGKQYALNLISSIGPNMIEMQYNGGDRVGPDNTSTPDFMTREDMQAVVEQVPGIIAASPMLEFHDRVSMGGGIVKDTMLLGVSPQYKEVRNLMILSGRFFDDQDAVSHTKVAVIVEPFAKALFGSARAAIDHSITISGIPFVIIGVFKESVETFGQSEISDQTILIPYEVARYFTGTNSVKQLFFTMKDSSLVIPASSEILEIIKSRHRPTSVYTAFNLTQVLSVMEQIANMLTIVLTLAAAITLVVSGVGIMNSMLANVQSRIKEIGIRKALGATSHEIRLQFLTEAVFLSLSGGLIGTVLGLAIPLSVSFLTPFKIPVSAWSAVIALATSMLVGVLFGTLPANRAARLDPVQTLKYE; this is encoded by the coding sequence ATGGCCACCGCGAATCTGCCAAAACCCGCTGCGCTTCCACGGTCTTCGAGACGGACCTCGTTTGAGAAGACGCTGGCCAGCGCGCGCTCGACCATGATGTTCAGTGAAGTGGTAAAGCTGGCCATCGACAGCTTCAAGGCCAGCAAGGTGCGCTTTCTGCTTACCATGCTGGGCATGATCATCGGTTCGGCATCGATCATCCTGGTTGTTACGCTTGGACTTACCGGCAAGCAGTATGCGCTGAACCTGATCTCGTCGATCGGTCCGAACATGATCGAGATGCAGTACAACGGCGGCGACCGCGTGGGACCGGACAATACATCGACGCCGGATTTTATGACCCGCGAGGACATGCAGGCTGTCGTAGAACAGGTGCCTGGCATTATTGCGGCTTCGCCGATGCTTGAGTTCCATGACCGAGTCTCGATGGGCGGAGGCATTGTGAAGGACACGATGCTGCTTGGCGTTTCGCCTCAGTACAAAGAAGTGCGCAACCTGATGATCCTTTCCGGGCGCTTCTTTGACGATCAGGATGCGGTCTCGCACACCAAGGTTGCGGTGATCGTGGAGCCGTTTGCGAAGGCGTTGTTTGGCAGTGCACGCGCAGCGATCGATCACAGCATTACGATCAGCGGGATTCCGTTTGTGATTATCGGCGTCTTCAAGGAGAGCGTCGAGACATTCGGGCAGTCGGAGATCAGCGATCAGACGATTCTGATTCCGTATGAGGTTGCGCGCTACTTTACAGGAACGAATTCGGTGAAGCAGCTTTTCTTCACCATGAAGGATTCTTCTCTGGTGATTCCGGCATCGTCCGAGATTCTGGAGATTATCAAGAGCCGTCATCGTCCAACCTCGGTTTATACGGCCTTCAACCTGACGCAGGTGCTGAGCGTGATGGAGCAGATCGCGAATATGCTGACGATTGTGCTGACGCTGGCTGCGGCGATCACACTTGTCGTTTCCGGCGTGGGCATCATGAACTCCATGCTGGCGAATGTGCAATCGCGCATTAAAGAAATCGGCATTCGCAAGGCTCTGGGCGCGACGAGCCACGAGATCCGGCTTCAGTTCCTGACAGAAGCTGTCTTTCTTTCGCTATCGGGCGGGCTGATTGGCACGGTACTCGGACTGGCGATTCCGCTGTCGGTCAGCTTCCTGACGCCGTTCAAGATTCCTGTTTCGGCCTGGTCGGCAGTGATTGCACTGGCAACCTCGATGCTGGTGGGTGTGCTGTTTGGGACGCTGCCGGCGAACCGGGCGGCGCGCCTGGATCCGGTTCAGACGCTGAAGTACGAGTAG
- a CDS encoding beta strand repeat-containing protein, giving the protein MRRLFCLLLLALPALSWPQTRKFQNPTLLPTANDPGALAVGDWNGDNKQDLIYIDGSVVGALHVLLGNGDGTFTPGQTIALPADACRYYTGRSCYLSSADINGDGKADLIFAGVGNSLPTTYAIFMLPGNGDGTFGAPIVSNISSLANSAFVTFKPGIADFNGDRKIDLVVADPLNGGLYFLAGDGAGHFSYSSRFNNTKYNTGRPSLVYAGDYNVDGKLDVLVLSSGGTTSAVVYFGDGSGGFVEGPGYSAGLSSTNYASFTLYKDVNGDGIADLVGTEAQSNVWILPGRSDGSFGSALQLPTQLEAKDSILSAADINGDGLIDYVALTSAGLRILPGAAGTTLGAAQVVTAGAANVFGTVTADFNGDGIQDIASATEGGIVLLFGRTTGSLGSTTLIDTGKTALNAIVGDFNGDGTDDALILQSDGLQTFFGSASGGLSAGPSTPGVSMTYIGNAVGDFDGDGKLDAVSGNGGIQIFYGSGDGKFSPGAVTAGVTSGIVSDLNGDGQSDFVGMTGPTIDIASNYIYTLTSLMGSTSRTPTKVTTILPPVRWGNLSPLLAAVGDLNHDGHPDAALYEQNQQVLEVWVGNGDGTFRAAGTVDTAAMQVKLGATTASNGFAGIGDLDGDGNADVVALGYQANAFTSISSWCIVVFYGDGSGSVSSTQILPITHPYNSLYLLDVNHDGKVDVVMTDGVLISAMINGGNKVFGGERHYVAGASFKTLSPGDFNGDHYPDLLAVNSSSLGPFGSNILTLLLNQPDQRRAISGAIVASPGTVAYNANFTLTASLSPTSSGDPAPSGTVQFSVDGVQVGAASVQNGSATISVPGQTTQSIFYGLHTVAGVYSGDGYYPAAWISGALTVLKPDYPTSTALTASPTTTLASDYVTMNAAVTGPAVVANGVVTFYDGTSVLGQSKVSVTGSATLQTNLLSVGSHTLKAVYQGFFPVISQVGNAIFEPSTSSAVAITITAIPTAITVSTSNSTSVAGTVVAVRAVVTSSASTPNGSVTFFDGSKSLGTISLNNTGTALFNTSSLVTGLHTLTAVYNANGIFASSRATTTSVNVTAAAATLHSSYVLFTGVATDRSNSATIMTAMVGSLSGNPSGAVTLIEDGEIIGTGRIASSGLVTFHVDHIDSAAHAFYASYAGTDQYAPSSSRVALSTTYPGGPDFSLQWASSSPILALYGRSGDPSPTNVIQLQLNADNGWSGAVSLSCPDSAFEGYSCDFSPATMAGAGSSSLTIRPMTTVNYLHSSSVTMFALVFALPCVCYRKRRMVVLACISLFTLLGCGLGKTPTDTGTRVITVQAASGNIVHSIQVLAKANSAGQ; this is encoded by the coding sequence ATGCGCCGCTTGTTTTGCCTCCTACTTCTAGCTCTTCCGGCGCTGTCGTGGCCACAGACCCGTAAGTTTCAGAACCCCACTCTTCTACCAACTGCCAATGATCCGGGCGCTCTTGCGGTCGGAGACTGGAATGGTGATAACAAGCAAGACTTAATCTATATCGATGGTAGCGTCGTGGGTGCGCTGCACGTCTTGCTGGGCAACGGAGATGGCACATTTACGCCTGGCCAAACGATCGCTTTGCCAGCCGATGCCTGCCGTTATTACACCGGGCGAAGCTGCTATCTCAGCTCTGCCGACATCAATGGAGACGGCAAGGCAGACCTCATCTTTGCTGGTGTGGGTAACTCGCTGCCGACAACGTATGCGATCTTTATGCTTCCTGGCAACGGCGACGGAACGTTTGGCGCACCGATTGTGTCGAATATTTCATCTTTGGCAAACTCTGCTTTCGTCACGTTCAAGCCCGGGATAGCAGATTTTAATGGCGATCGTAAAATTGATCTTGTCGTTGCTGATCCGTTGAATGGCGGCCTTTACTTTCTAGCGGGCGACGGAGCAGGCCACTTTTCCTACAGTTCGAGGTTTAACAACACGAAATATAATACCGGTCGGCCTTCGCTTGTCTACGCAGGGGACTACAACGTCGACGGTAAGCTCGATGTTCTCGTCCTTTCGTCAGGCGGTACTACGTCTGCAGTTGTTTACTTCGGTGATGGAAGCGGCGGCTTCGTCGAGGGTCCCGGTTACTCGGCCGGCCTCAGCAGCACAAACTATGCCTCATTTACGTTATATAAGGACGTGAACGGCGATGGCATTGCCGATCTTGTCGGCACCGAGGCTCAGAGCAACGTCTGGATCTTGCCGGGCAGGTCTGACGGCAGCTTCGGGTCCGCTCTTCAACTCCCCACCCAGCTTGAAGCGAAAGACTCCATTTTGTCGGCAGCCGACATTAATGGGGATGGACTGATTGATTACGTTGCTCTCACGTCCGCAGGACTTCGGATACTGCCGGGCGCGGCAGGGACTACGTTAGGCGCAGCGCAGGTAGTAACTGCCGGCGCCGCGAACGTCTTTGGCACTGTTACGGCAGATTTCAACGGGGACGGCATTCAGGACATCGCCAGCGCAACTGAGGGCGGGATCGTCCTGCTCTTCGGAAGGACTACAGGGAGCCTTGGCAGCACGACGCTCATCGACACGGGCAAGACTGCACTCAACGCAATCGTTGGCGACTTCAATGGCGATGGAACAGACGATGCACTCATCCTTCAGAGTGATGGCCTTCAGACCTTCTTCGGCTCCGCATCCGGAGGGCTTTCCGCTGGACCTTCGACGCCCGGCGTAAGCATGACGTATATCGGCAATGCGGTAGGCGACTTCGACGGCGATGGAAAGCTCGATGCCGTCTCTGGCAATGGGGGTATCCAGATTTTCTATGGCAGTGGCGATGGAAAATTTTCACCAGGTGCAGTAACCGCTGGGGTGACTTCAGGGATAGTTAGCGATCTTAACGGAGATGGACAGAGTGACTTCGTTGGGATGACGGGGCCGACCATAGATATAGCGAGCAACTATATCTACACTCTGACGTCATTGATGGGGTCAACAAGCCGCACGCCGACAAAGGTGACCACAATCCTCCCACCTGTGAGATGGGGAAACCTTTCGCCGCTTCTAGCCGCAGTTGGCGACCTTAATCATGACGGCCACCCGGATGCCGCTCTGTACGAGCAGAACCAGCAAGTCCTAGAGGTATGGGTTGGCAACGGTGACGGGACTTTTCGCGCAGCGGGCACGGTAGATACCGCAGCAATGCAAGTCAAGCTGGGTGCGACGACAGCATCCAATGGTTTCGCAGGAATTGGCGATCTCGACGGCGATGGCAATGCAGACGTGGTTGCGCTTGGCTATCAAGCCAACGCGTTCACCTCGATATCTTCATGGTGCATTGTCGTGTTTTATGGTGATGGCAGCGGCAGCGTCAGTTCAACCCAGATTCTTCCCATTACTCACCCTTACAACTCGCTCTATCTGTTGGATGTCAATCATGACGGTAAGGTCGATGTTGTTATGACCGATGGTGTTTTAATCTCTGCAATGATCAACGGCGGCAATAAGGTCTTCGGCGGTGAACGGCACTACGTGGCTGGCGCGTCCTTTAAGACACTCAGCCCCGGTGATTTCAACGGCGATCATTATCCCGATCTGCTCGCCGTAAACTCGTCTTCTCTGGGACCGTTTGGATCCAATATTCTCACCCTCCTGTTGAATCAGCCAGACCAGCGGCGTGCGATTTCAGGAGCGATCGTTGCAAGTCCTGGCACGGTGGCTTACAACGCAAACTTCACCCTGACGGCTTCGCTGTCGCCCACATCCTCTGGCGATCCCGCTCCCAGCGGTACGGTTCAGTTCAGCGTTGACGGAGTGCAGGTTGGAGCAGCTTCCGTCCAAAACGGCAGCGCCACGATTAGCGTCCCTGGTCAGACGACACAATCTATTTTCTATGGGCTTCACACTGTTGCGGGAGTATACTCCGGCGACGGATACTATCCCGCCGCCTGGATAAGTGGCGCGCTTACAGTTCTCAAGCCGGACTATCCCACTTCGACGGCTCTGACCGCGTCCCCAACAACAACCCTGGCCAGCGACTACGTTACGATGAATGCCGCCGTTACTGGACCAGCGGTAGTCGCGAATGGTGTCGTTACGTTTTACGACGGGACCTCGGTGCTTGGGCAGAGCAAAGTGTCAGTGACCGGATCGGCCACGCTGCAGACAAATCTGCTCAGTGTCGGATCCCACACGCTGAAAGCCGTCTATCAAGGCTTTTTCCCGGTAATCAGTCAGGTTGGAAACGCTATCTTCGAGCCCAGCACATCCTCAGCGGTAGCAATTACGATCACGGCGATTCCTACGGCAATCACGGTATCCACCTCAAACTCGACATCTGTCGCAGGTACGGTGGTTGCCGTTCGGGCAGTGGTGACATCTTCTGCATCCACTCCTAATGGAAGCGTCACCTTTTTCGATGGCTCCAAATCACTCGGAACTATTTCGCTGAACAACACAGGTACGGCTCTCTTCAACACCTCGTCACTGGTCACGGGGTTACACACTCTCACCGCGGTCTATAACGCGAACGGCATCTTTGCGTCCAGTCGTGCGACGACAACATCCGTCAATGTGACGGCAGCGGCGGCAACTCTTCATAGCTCGTACGTTTTGTTTACCGGAGTCGCAACTGACCGGAGTAACTCAGCAACCATCATGACTGCAATGGTCGGTTCTCTGAGTGGAAACCCCTCTGGAGCAGTAACTCTTATTGAAGATGGCGAGATCATCGGCACTGGGCGTATCGCCTCATCGGGCCTTGTAACGTTCCATGTAGACCACATTGATTCCGCCGCGCACGCCTTTTACGCCAGCTACGCAGGCACAGATCAATATGCGCCCAGCAGTTCCCGTGTGGCCCTCTCGACCACCTATCCTGGAGGTCCGGATTTTTCGCTGCAATGGGCTTCCTCAAGCCCGATTCTCGCTCTATACGGCCGCTCCGGCGACCCTTCGCCAACGAATGTGATCCAGTTGCAGTTGAATGCGGACAACGGATGGAGTGGGGCGGTTAGTCTGTCCTGCCCTGATAGCGCTTTCGAGGGATATTCGTGCGACTTCTCTCCCGCCACAATGGCCGGGGCTGGGTCATCCTCACTTACGATTCGACCGATGACGACGGTGAACTACTTGCATTCATCTTCAGTAACCATGTTCGCTCTTGTATTCGCCCTGCCCTGCGTCTGTTACAGGAAGAGACGAATGGTGGTACTGGCCTGTATTTCGCTGTTTACTCTCCTCGGCTGCGGATTAGGTAAGACCCCAACAGACACCGGCACCCGCGTGATCACTGTTCAAGCTGCATCGGGGAACATAGTTCACTCTATTCAAGTACTGGCAAAAGCGAATTCAGCGGGACAGTAA